The nucleotide sequence TCTATGTGGTATCTGATTTCCTTGGATGTGTCTTCCACTACACTAATGCTCTCTTCAGCAGCATCTCCTCTCCTATTTAACCTACCCACTGAGTTCTATTTCAAcagttgtatttttcatttctaaaagttctttaaaaacccTGCCCATCCATGCTTGATAGTCTGATATTGCTTTCTCATTGCCGTGATTGTCTTATTTCTGTGTACTTCACACGTAACTGTTCTCTCGCTGTATCACCTGGCGATTTCATCACCTGCAGTTCTCCGAGGTTTCTGTCTACTGCCTGCTGTTTCCCTTGGCCCGCATTCAGTGAGAACTTCCCATGTGGCTGGTGGTCTTTAAGCTCTCGCCTGACCTTATAAACAGGAATACTACAGGTCTAATTCCTCCAAAGTGTGACTGCTTTAGCTTCTACTGGTCTCTGAGAGGCACCATGAACCTGGGACCCTTCAGCTTATCTGAGGATTTGGGCTCAGCACCAGAATTGTGGGCTCAGTTTTCTACTTCCCCATTGGCCCAAGACTCAGGTGCCCAGTAGCTGTGGTGCCACTGAATCCACCTAAGGGCAGCTCTGCCTCCATAGGCTGCACAGCCCTTCCCCTAAGCTTGCATCAGAAAAGAAATAGGTGAACCCCGAGAGCTTTAGACTTGTACAGCGATTTTGGAGGTCCCAGCCGCTTATAGGACCCAAAATAACACAACCAGTAGTTAAGCTGGAGCAGGTGATAACCAGGAAGTGGCACTGAACCACAGGATGGCCAGCACAGATGGGGACCCTGAAGCTGGGCCCCAGGACTCATGGCCAGGTGACTGCTGACTTTTCTTAGTCATTACAGTAAACTTTCAACAAGATGACTTCACTCGATTCATTGTGTTCTAGATCGTGAAACAAAGATGCTTTgccattccttccttccattgCTGGCAAGTAACACATGTCTGTATCCAAGGAGCTGTTGCGGTATGATGTGAAATAGTAAGTTATAAATAGTGAATTCACTTGAGTTTTACTTTCTGCCTTCTTTGACTGCAGATTCCAAGGTTCCATGAGTGCGCACACTTCTCATACCCTTTCACACACCCGAGTGCACCCTGACCTCTGCTTTGTACATGACACTGAGCCCATCTGTTGATGAAATCTTTTGAAGAACGGGCTCTGGAACCAGCCCTCCTGGGAACTCTTCCCAATGTCTTTCTCTTGCCCTGATCGTCTGTGCTCTTGGTGCCCTGGAGGTACTGCTGTTTCTGGGCTTTTCACTGGGCGCTACACAGAGGCTTTCCTTGTCTGGGTCACTCTCTAACCTGTAGAGTCCCTGAGTACATGTGTCAGGCTGGTTTTGTCTCTCCCAGAACAGTGCACAGAGCCTGGACAAGCGTGTGCCCAAGAAACATTTGCAGAAAGCACAAatatccttcttttccttttcctttcctgcccctttccaccaactgagccaccgaggtgccccaaaaGTACAAATATcttgaatcactgaattctactccagaaaccaatactgTACCATAGATTAActtagtaaaatttaaattaaaaaaaaagtacaaatatctTAAACTTCCTTTTCTTGTATTGCCTTTAAGAGGCTGAGCAGAGCTCTGCAATTGGCATTCTCTGAAACGGTGTGAAAACACAGCAGATCTGTGTCCTCTCCTCCTCTGGCCCAGCCTGTGGTCTCTGTGGGGCATCTCTTACACCCTCCATGACATACTTCACAGACACTCTTTGGTGGAGTATCTTCCGTTCTGGTATACTCTGAATTGAGGGCTGTGTTCAATCAGTTCTGGCTACAGGAGCTCCTACTTGGATGTAGAGACACAGACATAAACTCAGAGCTTTGACACAAAATAGAAAGGGACTCTTGCCTTTTAAAAAGTGCCATGGAACTAAGAAAACAACAACGCAAAAACAAAGAACCACTGATAGATAAATCTCAGAAATGTTAAGCAgaggaaaagaagccagacattaaaAAGTATATGTGAAATCATTCTATTTACATAAGGTTCTAGAACGAGCAAAACTAGAGCCACAGAAACGACGTCACTGGGTGCCTCCGAGGCTAAGGGGGCAATGGAGACAGTCTATTATCTTGAGAGCACAGTGGTTCTAAAGGTCAAAACAGGTTGTATTTGTCAAATCTCATAAAACCCAGCCCTCAAGATCTACGTGGTGCACAAATGTGAATCACACGTCAGCAAGTGCTACCGTTACGGAATCAGTCTCAGGGACACGTGTCCTCATCAGATTGCCCTCCTTCGGGGTCGCCTTCGTTCCCTGCTACTAAACCAGCCTTCCTTGGACTCCTTCTCCTCCGACCGCCAGCCGGGGAGCAGCGGACGCACTAAGGGCTCCCCCACGGGCGAGAACTTAAAAGCGCCAAGCTGCTCCCTCATCCTCCTCATGCAGGTGGGATGAAGGACACAATCCTCCAGGCGCAGCCAGAGTTTCACGGGTGCCGCATCCCCGCCTGTCTGCAGGCTCAGTCTGCGCCATGGACGCGCTGGTGCTGGATCAGGTGTGAGCTCAGGCGGAAGGCACGGCCGCACTCGGTGCAGTGGAAAGGCTTCTCCCCTGTGTGGACCCGCCGGTGCCGGAAGAAGCCGGACAGGGCTCTGAAGGCGCGGCCACACTCCCCGCAGGCGTAGGGCTTCTCCCCGGTGTGGATGCGCCGGTGCTCGCTGAGGAAGGAGCTCCGGCTGAAGGCGCGGCCGCACTCGGGGCAGGCGTAGGGCTTCTCGCCTGTGTGCACTCGCCGGTGCTGCAGGAGGTTGGAGCTCTGGCTGAAGGCCTGGCCGCACTCTTGACATTCGTAGGGGCTCTCCCCGTGGTGGGTGCGCTGGTGCCGGGCCACATTGGAGCTGTGCAGGAAGGCCTTCCCACACTCGCTGCACGCGTACGGCCTCTCGCCCGTGTGTGTCCTCTGGTGCTTGGCGGCGTCTGACCGCTGACCAAAGCACTTTCCGCACTCAGCACATCCGTACGGCTTCTCTCCCGTGTGAGTTCGCTGGTGCCGGACAAGGTTGAAGCTCTGGCTGAAAGCTCTCCCGCACTCCTTGCAGACATAGGGCTTCTCCCCGTGGTGGGTGCGCTGGTGCCGGACCACGTGCGAGCTGTGAATGAAGGCCTTCCCGCAGTCGCTGCATGCATACGGCTTCTCCCCGGAGTGAATGCTCTGGTGCTTCACCACGTCCGAATAGCATTTGAAGCTCCGGTCACAGGTGCCACACTGATAAGGCCGCCCTTTGCGGGGGCCCCTCCTGCTTGCTGCAGAGCAAGCGTTTGGGGAAGCCTCTGACGGGGACACTCTTCCATCCAGACTGCTCTGCCCTCCAGGTTTCGCAGAAACAACTGGTACCCTCAGGGACTCTCTGGGCCTGTCTCCGGCCTCCTCATTCCCACAGCCATCCAGaagccccagggcccagggagtCCCCTGTAATGGGcccagcactctctctctctggcgaGGCTCTTCTTCTTCCAAAGCCTCCTGTGTTGGCGTCGGCTTGGCGCTCTGAGCCCCTCGCTTGGCCACTGAAGgagcccagcaggaagcctggctgTCACCTGTCACCTGTGCCAGGGAAGCTGGAAAAGAGGGTCAGAGGCGAGTGACTGGAGGCCTAAGGAAGCTCTGAGGGCACACAGCTGCGTGGGCGAGGACAGGGTGGTGGCCGCCAGGGTACGGGCAGAGCTGACAGTAACAGTGTGTGGCAGACACCGGCGCCACACCTGCCCAGCTCTCCCCAATGCCTGTGGTCCCTCCTCTGGGACTCCAGGGTGGCCTGAGCCTCTCCCCTCAGGCTCAGGACAGCAGGAGACAGAAGCCCGGGCCTTGGGTGCCGCTGGCTCTGCCGTACGGCCTGGAAGGCAAGAACACCGCTGGAGGAACACCGAGGTGGGGGCACCGGGAGGCACGGGTCCTCCCAGCTCACTTCCCCAACTCTGGACCCCCCGACAACTCTGTCCTTGACACCTCCCCACGACCCACCAAACTCAAAGGTCTCTGGTCCAGGCAAGTAAGAGAATCCTTCCTCAGAGACCACGCCATGGCAAGAACAAGCAATAGCCAGAGTCTGGAGCCAGCTGGCTGGACTGCGGGGCCTCCCAGACCTGGCTGCTCGGTGGTGAGGCTGCTGGTTGCCCCTGGCCCTGCTGGCTCCTGGACACAGACCACACAGCCATTAAGAAAAACGGCTTTAGGGATGTGGCCACAAGACAGAATGCCAGGCAGTTCCTGCCACGTTCACAGGGCCTATGGGGACACCCAGGAGGTGAGACAAGGATGCTTCCTTGCAGGTGGTTCGGTAGGAGGGCAGCCCCTGGGGCAGCTTTCCAAGGGGACCGAGGGGGCTGTGCCTACATGGCTGTACCAGAGCACCTGtcaagaactgagccacccaggtgacagAGGCCCCtgcgtggggggcgggggcggggcaagGCCAGGATTCCCAGGGGCCGGTGGAGCGGGCGGACACCCACAGCCGCTTTCCATCGACTCCCTCACCGACTAACAAACTAACTAACTAGGGGCTGTCCCACTGAGCACCTGGAGATGGGGAGAGACCCCAGGCACAGGGCCAAGAAACAGGAGGCCCTCTAGGAAGGCCCAGTCTGGTCATGAGGTTTGGCAGACTTAGAAGTTCAAGAAAACAACTCATAGGCACTGGTTTTGAAGGAAGAATTATTCAGAATTAAAAGGGAGGGGCACATACACCCTTTCCAATTTCAGGTCAGGCCTCGGGTCCTGCCTTCTGAGGCCATGCCAGCCCCCAGCAGGCAGCCCTGAGTGTGCGTGTGGGTGTGGAGGGGGGATCCTCTCAGTGATAACCTCCCAGGTTGCCCTGAGGAGCCCTAAACTTGGAGGCCTTGTTCCCGACTGGGGCAGTTTTGCCCGTGGGGCACATTTGGCTATGCGGGAACCAtctttggttgtcacaactgtgAGAGGTGGTCCTGGCCTTctgtgggtggaggccagggatgctgacTATTCTAGAATGCCCAGGAGGGAGTAGAATGCCCCAGAGGCATTCATTGGAAGACACGAGAAGTCTTCCATCCCAGGATGTCcagtgccaaggctgagaaaccctggtGGAGGGAAATCTTCCCAAAAGGTTAGAACCTGGTTTCGGACCAAGAAACTCAGTCCCCTGACAAAAGCTGCTGGTCTCCTGACTGACGTGCTCCAGTCCCATCAGCCCCACCTCCGGTCCCACGCTCCCCTGCACCCTGCTTTCAGGCCACGAACCCCAGGGCATGTGCTTGGGACCAGCAACCAGGACACGGTGGTCCTATTCCCTTTACAAATGTGTGCTTTGTTGTGACCTGTTTCTTCTGTGCCACTCTGTGTATGCTGACATTTGCTGACACTGTTACTTGGTCCAAAACCGTGGGACAGTGAAGAGCCCCGTCTGGACAGATCTGGCCAGGATGAAGGTCAGACAagggagggcgggcaagcccggACTTGAAGGGCAGCTTCATGGCAGGACCGAAAGGGACGAGCGTGTGTTCGTGGACACAGGGCAGCTGAATCACCTGACACGGGGGTTCTCTGGCTTCCGGGGAGAACGGCTGCAGGTGTGTGGACAGGGGGTTCCGCGGTACATTCCGCCGGCCAGGGTCTACTTCAGACAGGCTCCCGCTGCCGAGCACGCCACACCggagcagggaggtgggagagcCTGCGGCAGCGCGAGTGTCTGTGCTGGGTGGGGGTCGGGCATCGTCCCAGGCACTGCTTGTCCCACGCCGCAGTGACACCGGTAAGCGGGACAGGAGTCCTCAGCTTCGACAGCCTGCACGCAAGGCCTTAAACCTTCAGAACAGAGTGGGGCCTGGAGCCTGGGAGGGCTGTGGGTGGGAGGCTAGCCAGGTTTTCTCTCCATACTCTTCCGGGCCTCCTAGTCTGAGCCCAGGCTAGCCGGGGCCCTAAGAAACGGGGCCAGAATTAACAGTCTCATTCTCAGAAGTctccaggcaggggaggggcagaggaagaggggtgcAGAGCGTGGCGACGAGAGCAAAGGGATGGCACATGGAGTGGCGAGGACAGCAGGCAGTAGCGGTGGGAGCTGTGTTAGGCACAGAAGGGGACAGGGAAGTGCTGCCCGAGCCCAGCTACATCCCCTAGGAGCCAGGCAGGGGGACTCTGGGAGCCCCGATTCCTAAGCTGTTCCCTCCTCCCTAGCCCCACCTTGCTGCCCACCCCTcacctgtgtgtgtgtccatcaGGGTAGCCCTCTCCATGGTGTTTTGGAGACCCAGGCCTGGGGGCTCTCCTTGCCGTGCCTTGCAGACGCACCAGGAGTGGGAATCCCTGCCTGGGTAAGAGAGAAGACAAGGGGAGAAAGTGacaggggaggtggggtgagCTCAGAGCCACGGCTGGGGACTCCACGGACCCGAAGTCATGACAAAACAGTCATCCGAGCAGCTAGGGCTCCATAGGGTGCAGGCTGGGAATGCCGTGTGGACCACGATGGCGTCCCTGAGCCCTGCCCCGGTGGGCTGAGCACAGCTGGACGGCCCGGGCTAGCTGCCGGCCTGGTCCCGCTCCGCCACCAACGACCCCGCACCGTTGGTCAGTCCTCGAATGTCTGGAGACACATCTAGGGATGGACGATTTTTCTTGGTAATTATAAAGATTTGATCATAACGTGACGAAACCAGGGAAACAGGAAACTACTGGAGTGCTGCGGTCTGGCCTGAGGACGATCCCGCCACGCTGAGCACCAGAGGCACGTGGGGCAGATGCAACCACTCAAGTCCGGTgcggaaaagaaagagaaggaaagaaaaagaacctggGGCGGGCGGCAGGGTTGTAACAGGTTCAATCCTCGCTACAGAAGCAGCGCCACACACGCCGGGAAAACACGACGAGCTGGAAAAGTCACCCGGCAACCCGCAGAGGAGCTGGCAGGTGGCCAGCGCCGTGTTTAACCTAAGTTCCTCGTCTGTCCCCGATTCGCAGTGGAGGAAGGTGACGCAGGGCGCCCGGGCGCTCCAGTCGGGTAAGGGCCTGCCGCCGGCTCCGGTCctgaccctgggatggagccccgcgtcgggcgcCCTGCGAGGAGCCTGCTGCCCGCCGCTCCCCCGTTTCTCTCTCCGACAAACCAGTAAAACCTTCAGACGGAAACTCCACGTCCCTACTCTTCGGACGGTGACACCTGCGGGGAGCGACCCCACACACGGCGGCGCTGGCAGCGCGACCCGCATCGCAAGCCGAGGGAGCCCCGCGCTCCAACCAAAAACGGCCGGAAAGGGCCGGAGCCGCGGGGGACGCAGCGGCCCCCGGCGACCACCCCAGGGACCAGGGGCGCCGCCGCCGTCCCACTGGCCGGGGTCCCCTGAGGCCGTCCCACTGGcttggtgggggcggggctgtCCGGGGCCGCCGCACGGGTCGGGGGCCGGTCCCGGCTGTCACACGGCGGTCGGAGGGAGCCGTCCCCACGCCGTCTCGCTGCTCAGGGCGCGACTCCCCTCCGGCTGTCACTCCCCACGGCGCACGTGCAGCTCTTCCGACGCGAGCGCCCCGCAGAAGCACACGCGTCCGCGCCCGAGCCCCAGGTTCCCGCTCCGGGGCGGCCCGCAGCCGGACACCGCCGCTCACCTGCAGCCCCTCCGCTCGCCGGAACCGCCGCCGTCCCCTACGCGGCGGCGCGGCACTTCCGGTGACGCTCTAGGCCGCGGGAGGACTATGTACCCGGCTGCCCGGGCGGCCGCGGCGCGGGCACTTCCGGTGACGCTCTAGGCCGCGGGAGGGCCGTGCACCTCGCTGCTCCCCGGGTCGGCTCCCCAGGTTGGCGGCCGGGGGCTGGCTCGGGTCGCCGCGTCTTCACggacccctccccgccccgctccGCTCCGGCCCGCCGGCCTCCCAGAGCCGCGACCCTCCCGAGTCTCCAGGTCCTGGGGGTGGGAGTTAGGAGTTCCCTGGCGTCCCTCCCCGGTCCCTCCTGTCATCGGGGGGCTTTCCCGTGGGCACTGCGACCCGGGGTTTCTCAACACAGCGGACGCTCCCATTCTCGTCGCTGCTGAGAAACCGGCACAGCATCTGCCACGCGTGTGCGTCACGGGGCTTGGGTCCCCAGCAGCATGTCCCCAAGCACCGCACGGTTGTCTCTCCGTGCCCCAGGAGCGCTCCTGTCAGTGACTTCTGGGGCCTCTCTTCAACCTCCTCGTTCAGACACAGACCCCAGAGCGCGGAGGGCCCCTGGAAACGGCCACCTGCTCCCTGACAGTGACCCTCTCTACAAGCGTCTACAAAAGTCTCTTGCCCTGGTGTCCGCCCTGTGTCCTTAACCCCGCTCACCAAACAGAAGCACAGGCGGTGAGTGGCCCTGGTGCCCGGCAGGAAGAGGGGGGTTGTCACAGCTGGGCTGGGCCAGCGCTGGCGGCCGTGGAGCTGGGACCTCCGAGCCATCTGCTGTGCTCAGCACGCCTCACCGTCATCAGCCCGGCGCTGGCCGTCACCCCAGCGCGTCCAGCACcgtctctccatctcccaaccgTGGGACCTGCCGTCATTCCCGGAACCTGCCAGGCCTGCTCCTGCCTTTCAGCCTTTGCTCCTTCTGCTTCCCAGCCTGGAAAGCTCCGCCGGCGCTGTCCACAGACTCGTTCCCTTTCCTCCTCACCAAACACGGGACCTACACGGCCAGAGGGGGGACCGCAGTGAGGTGTCCGCTGCGTCTGTCGGCTGGTCACTAGCTAGGGGTCATTTTGACTACGTGGTCCGAGTGTTGTCTGGGTTTCCCGCTGTGTGGTTCCTCTTTTCCCTTTGCAACTAGAAAGCCATCCTCAAGGAGCAAGGCGGGGAGCTGATGACAGTAGGAACCGTGAGGACGCGTGGCAGCTGGAGGCAGGCTATGGCCGCTGGATGGGAGGGAATGCACGGCAGTGTTAGCCGTGGACACAggcagagctgggggcagggacggTCCTGTGGCTCCGTAGAACACCCGAGTGTCGGAAGCACACACAAAGGCATTAGGAGACCAACGCACTTGGTGTTTGCAAACCATCTAAAAAGGATCTGTGTAGATAGAAACAAATTGGAAGAGTACATTTCTGCCACGCAGAACTACTGTGACATCTGTTTGTCTCCGTTTCCCAGATTTTCTACAAAATGCTTTGCCtctataatataaaaaaatgggtTGGGGTCCACCTCCTGTCTTGCAGGAACTGCTCTGACAaccaggaggcaggagagggcttTCTCTTTGCCGGTAGAGCGGTGACCCCATCTTGGCCTGCGCCTTAACTTTTCTTTTCCAGCAGGTTCcgctgtgtgtgtgggggagatCCGGGGGACCTACTACTTGCTTCTGTCCAGGACCCCTTCCCTCATACATTCTGGCAAGAGCATGCCTTGCCTTCTGGGGAgcgctcctctccctctgttcccctaGATCGTTCTGGAGCCCGAGGCCACACAGGGCGCTGCAGGGATGAGAGGTGAGAAGGGCACAGGGAGACCTGGGCCGGGCAAGGTTCTGGTCCCCGCCGGGAAACCTGGATTCTCTGGGTTGCTGGAGCCGTGCTTGCCCCCATGGGCCTCCCCTGGTCCTTCCAAGCCTAGGGGCGACCCAGACGTTGCCGAGGAGTTCCAGTTGCTCACTGTTGCCTTGGCAGCGGTCCGCTTGACTTCGAGGGTCCAGGCCCTGGGTCCCCAAGACCGGGCAGGTGCCTGGAGCAGCAGAGAGGTGTCAGCCGGGCCAGGCAGGTGCTGAGGGGGTGAGGGCCGGAGTCTCGCCCACTGGTCTGCAGCCCCTGCCGTACACGGGGTCTGTCCCTCTGCTGGTGCAGCCTGTCTGTAGCCCCTCACTGTGTCCATCACCCCTTCTGGTAGTAAGGTCCCTGAGAGAGAGACACTACTTTGGAGAGGAGAAAGTGGGGGATTCCGGAGGAAGGAGCTGGCACATGGGTTAAGGAAGTGACAGCCTCACCGGGTCAGGCTAATCCTGGCTGCTTTGGTACTGAGACACCAGCACCCAGTCTCTGTGGCTGGAAACCAGCTGGCGGGCTCTGCTCCATCGGTCTTCCTCATTCCCGGCCCAGGCTGACAGAACACTGCTGGGCACTAGGCAGAGGGCAGAAAGAATTCGGAGAAAGCCTGCTGGCTCGTCATGGTTCCCTTTTATTGCAAGCCGTAGGCGCAGCCAGGTTCATGGGGACTAGGGGGTGCCATCCTGCTGTGACCTGAGGAAAAAGATGAGGGCCAAGGCCATGGAGGACAGGCTTGGCGGGTGGCCAGcagtggggcggggagggaacGAGCGCCGGCCGTCTGAATCCCCACTCCCCCCAGGATAGTTTCTCTTCTGGCCCCAAAGAAGTTTCGCAATCCCAGTGAAGAGGGCAGAGTGGAGATCGCAGGCTGCGCCGCCCAGAGCTTCGTCAGGACCCTGCAGCCCACCCCGTCCCTCCGGCCAGGCCCGGGCCTCCTGGAGCCTCTCCCGTCCGACAATCCCCAGGGGCAGCCTGCCCGTCCAGCCTCCGCATCTCGTGTGCTGAGGCTTTTCCCGGCCGCCGGCATCCGCAAACGCCCACCACACGCTACGTTACTTGTTTCTAACTATAAAATACACgtaaaaattaagacattttaaaaggatgATCTCGAAGGAGAAAGAGTTTTCCCTCCGCATTCCAGGGAGCACCTCGGGTACTGTGGCAGGCGGCTCCTCCCACGGGCGGCGTTCCCAGCCGCAAGTCCCGCCTCGGTTCCCACCACCTGCCGACCCCCGctccgccccggccccgcccccagctcgCCCCAggccgccggccccgccccctcgaTGCTGCAGgacagtcccccccccccccccccccccgccccgagcccGCGATCCCAGCCCTGAGACGGGAAGGGCTGCGCGACCTGCCCTCGCACCTGCCCCCGACGGCCCGGGCGAGCTGCCAGGGAGCGGACGAGTCCGTGTCGCGGGGCAAGG is from Meles meles chromosome 1, mMelMel3.1 paternal haplotype, whole genome shotgun sequence and encodes:
- the ZNF696 gene encoding zinc finger protein 696, which gives rise to MATKHFGLLAVCPHSGSRGVSTQREATRLHRPGNGLDNRSLGLGALALAAAVRAVPSPPSESRLQRRRPRRALPAALPARTTPNPADPGSPLGRWPPDAPRTAFRALHASCPGPSPPGVCVRDRCPESGASSPHLGQLPARAPPQALGRPRAGPRGGLRASRGARKCRRRGAGLPVGAARACGPPRGGRGLLRPRVPWPPGPAGAGAAGAAGGAEEGRRRARPHGSGLRGGAGGLGPSSPFRAAPAPPTTAGGRAARRPPRGPGRKPRAAPHRHLRGDGGPVCPRTPGPFLAAGRGCPSSRPARAGPGGGCCDPGPGFPAGRPAQCAAALRGHRPSGCPGRDSHSWCVCKARQGEPPGLGLQNTMERATLMDTHTASLAQVTGDSQASCWAPSVAKRGAQSAKPTPTQEALEEEEPRQRERVLGPLQGTPWALGLLDGCGNEEAGDRPRESLRVPVVSAKPGGQSSLDGRVSPSEASPNACSAASRRGPRKGRPYQCGTCDRSFKCYSDVVKHQSIHSGEKPYACSDCGKAFIHSSHVVRHQRTHHGEKPYVCKECGRAFSQSFNLVRHQRTHTGEKPYGCAECGKCFGQRSDAAKHQRTHTGERPYACSECGKAFLHSSNVARHQRTHHGESPYECQECGQAFSQSSNLLQHRRVHTGEKPYACPECGRAFSRSSFLSEHRRIHTGEKPYACGECGRAFRALSGFFRHRRVHTGEKPFHCTECGRAFRLSSHLIQHQRVHGAD